The sequence AGGATTATCATAACCACAATCGCCAGTTGGTAAAAACCAATCAGGTGCCCATTTATCCAGCGGTAATCCAAAAGGATAAGTAGGCTCCGTTGAGCATCCTTGAACTCCAAAAGGGTCATCGCTATGAACTGCAGCATGTATTTTAGCAAGCTTTACACTATATAAAATACCTTGTATAGCCCCCCAAAATGCTAATACATAACCTATAAATGCTAATACTAAATTCTTAGGATTTATAACAGCTATCAAACCACCAAGTGTCATGCATAAAAATGCAAATCTTATGTAAACACATTGTTCGCAAGGTGGCATATAAAGATAGTGTTGGAAAAATGAGTGAGCAAGAAGGACAAGTCCTGCGCTTACTATAATCATTAAAATCCATGGGAATCTACTATCTTGAAAAGATGATATTTTATTTACGATACCCATTTTTAAAACCTATTTTTTAAGTAGTTCTTCTATAAGATCTTTAAAACCATTAACTGATTTTATAGAAGCTGTATATACTAGATATTTACCATTAACAACAAAAGCTGGAACACCTTGAATTTTAGCTACGTCATAAGATTCATCCCATTTTTTAAGTAGTTCAGTAACTTTTGGATTTTCAAGTTCTTTTTGATATTCATCCATACTCATACCAACAGCATCAAGTCCAGTTTTTAAAAATGCTACTTCATCCTTACCATCAGACCATCTCTCTTTTTTGTCATGATATGCTTTATAGTAAGCAAATTTTGCTTTTTTGAACATTGATTTTTCATCTAATAAATCAACACCATTTTCCATATC is a genomic window of Campylobacter blaseri containing:
- a CDS encoding thiol:disulfide interchange protein DsbA/DsbL — translated: MKSLMIKTTKMLSAILLFGALNANAFTEGKDYMVLEKPLSVENNTLTKVFSYACPFCYKYDKAVTPKVVAEIDGLKYVPFHLKTKGDYGEPASKLLAVLVIKDMENGVDLLDEKSMFKKAKFAYYKAYHDKKERWSDGKDEVAFLKTGLDAVGMSMDEYQKELENPKVTELLKKWDESYDVAKIQGVPAFVVNGKYLVYTASIKSVNGFKDLIEELLKK
- the dsbI gene encoding protein-disulfide oxidoreductase DsbI, yielding MGIVNKISSFQDSRFPWILMIIVSAGLVLLAHSFFQHYLYMPPCEQCVYIRFAFLCMTLGGLIAVINPKNLVLAFIGYVLAFWGAIQGILYSVKLAKIHAAVHSDDPFGVQGCSTEPTYPFGLPLDKWAPDWFLPTGDCGYDNPMVPDGVELSSIQSFFINMYQDGWYLIPSKQFMSMADGTLIGFGVCFLVLLAMFVCKVITLVKKS